One genomic window of Cercospora beticola chromosome 5, complete sequence includes the following:
- a CDS encoding uncharacterized protein (antiSMASH:Cluster_4), which translates to MAFNLNRLRDFIPKELPRIPSWTPADADSDTYDSRPGTAQTGDSADPDAVLRNDRISMVLADPTPIGPGPKSNLDLINECDNFPYYQTNPKLFFAHINTYYALYVKGYPETELGYLLPSVTEVFRGLPDWWINDEERSLTLVSGNTEAERTKIVEATIRAMHATGHFKVLSKWRDELYPVYGPSGELLFSMERSASALFGIVTYGCHMTAYVKGNEEKEEQTRIWVPRRAADKQTYGGMLDNTVAGGIATGESPFESLVRESAEEASLPEELVRKKAKAVGTVTYFHIRDQRAGGETRLLQPECQYVYDLEVTPDVEPKPSDDEVEGFELKTVEEVKEAMRNGEFKPNCALVLLDFFVRHGYLTMETDENYIEIVSRLHRRLEFPTP; encoded by the coding sequence ATGGCGTTCAATCTCAATCGTCTACGAGACTTCATTCCCAAGGAGCTTCCAAGAATACCATCTTGGACGCCAGCCGACGCCGATTCCGATACGTACGATTCCCGCCCCGGGACAGCACAAACAGGTGACTCCGCCGATCCAGACGCTGTGCTTCGCAATGATCGAATATCGATGGTCCTTGCCGACCCGACACCAATTGGCCCAGGACCCAAATCGAATCTCGACTTGATCAACGAATGCGACAACTTTCCCTACTACCAAACGAACCCGAAATTGTTCTTCGCTCACATCAATACATATTATGCTCTCTATGTTAAGGGCTATCCAGAAACAGAGCTGGGATATCTCCTTCCGAGCGTTACGGAGGTGTTCCGGGGGCTGCCAGACTGGTGGATCAACGACGAGGAGAGATCATTGACTTTGGTCAGCGGTAACACAGAGGCTGAGAGGACCAAGATTGTGGAAGCAACGATCCGGGCTATGCATGCGACTGGGCATTTCAAGGTCCTATCAAAATGGAGGGACGAGCTGTATCCAGTGTATGGGCCCAGTGGAGAACTGCTGTTCAGCATGGAACGATCTGCAAGTGCTCTGTTCGGAATCGTCACATATGGCTGCCACATGACAGCATACGTCAAAGGGaatgaggagaaggaagaacaGACACGGATATGGGTAccgagaagagcagcagaCAAGCAAACATACGGCGGTATGCTGGACAACACGGTGGCTGGTGGCATTGCAACAGGAGAATCGCCGTTCGAAAGCTTGGTGCGAGAAAGTGCAGAGGAGGCCAGTCTACCAGAAGAGCTCGTGCGaaagaaggcaaaggcagTCGGAACAGTCACATATTTCCATATTCGCGACCAGCGAGCCGGTGGTGAGACACGATTGCTACAACCAGAATGTCAGTACGTGTACGACTTGGAAGTGACGCCAGACGTTGAGCCAAAACCTTCAGACGACGAGGTCGAAGGGTTTGAGCTGAAGACGGTCGAGGAGGTCAAAGAGGCTATGAGAAATGGCGAGTTCAAGCCGAACTGTGCTCTCGTGCTCTTGGACTTCTTCGTTCGGCATGGATATCTGACGATGGAGACGGATGAGAATTACATCGAAATTGTGTCAAGACTGCACAGGAGGCTCGAGTTTCCGACGCCGTGA
- a CDS encoding uncharacterized protein (antiSMASH:Cluster_4~BUSCO:EOG09264L06): MSVPFGIIISGRPVDVSPQAITEAQYAFRIPPAPAFSHIVVFLLPGITLPSGTAASVYVQIPPSQEFKLLGAIGPGKESAIFKISGLKSATNVNQNAMLDDPTAQTGAVPQGDVVIGVSIEPEAQVAAQLATLQSGGHSNNAQLSSALVKLGSSPEGKATTKVLAQRIIGNAFNFLASFGSDTVPLKAFQDWWQKFEKKIDLDPSFLEREGAE; this comes from the coding sequence ATGTCAGTTCCATTCGGCATTATCATCTCTGGTCGACCGGTCGATGTTTCACCACAAGCGATTACGGAAGCCCAATATGCCTTCCGGATACCGCCTGCACCAGCATTCAGCCATATCGTGGTCTTCCTTTTACCAGGGATAACTCTTCCTTCCGGGACGGCAGCCTCTGTATATGTGCAAATACCGCCCTCACAAGAGTTCAAGCTATTGGGAGCTATCGGACCCGGCAAAGAAAGCGCAATCTTCAAAATTTCCGGTCTGAAATCTGCTACCAACGTCAACCAAAATGCTATGCTGGATGATCCTACGGCGCAAACCGGAGCTGTACCTCAAGGCGATGTAGTGATCGGCGTGTCGATTGAGCCAGAAGCACAAGTAGCAGCTCAGCTTGCTACTCTGCAAAGCGGCGGTCACTCCAACAATGCTCAACTGTCCTCAGCGCTGGTCAAGCTAGGGAGCAGTCCAGAAGGGAAGGCCACCACGAAAGTTCTTGCACAGAGAATTATTGGCAATGCTTTCAATTTCCTCGCGAGCTTCGGCAGTGATACTGTACCTCTAAAGGCTTTCCAAGACTGGTGGCAGAAATTCGAAAAGAAAATCGACCTGGACCCATCGTTCCTGGAACGGGAAGGCGCGGAGTGA